From Yersinia hibernica, a single genomic window includes:
- a CDS encoding helix-turn-helix domain-containing protein yields the protein MKKDWHRQEILAAIRKKKGSLSALSRESGLSPGTLSNALTRPWPKGEMIIAEAIGITPQEIWPSRFIDYSGCSIIRKIRKN from the coding sequence ATGAAAAAAGACTGGCACAGACAAGAAATTCTGGCTGCAATACGTAAAAAGAAAGGTTCTCTCTCTGCATTATCAAGAGAAAGCGGGCTATCGCCTGGCACACTTTCTAATGCGCTAACGCGGCCTTGGCCAAAAGGGGAAATGATTATTGCTGAAGCCATTGGCATTACGCCACAAGAGATATGGCCTAGTAGATTTATTGACTATAGCGGCTGTAGCATTATTAGAAAGATAAGGAAAAATTAA